GGCTTGCGCCCGTCGCGGCTAATGCAAGCCACGCCCTACGAGATCCTGCGCTTCATCGGGCGCGGTACGTCGCTGCGCGACTACCAGCGCCTCAAGGCCGCGCTGGATCGACTGCAATCCACGACGGTGGCCACGTCGATCCGCGAGACCACGGGAAGACGGTTGCACCGCTTCTCGTGGATCAACGAGTGGAAGGAGCTGGCCGATGCCAGGGGCACGCCACTTGGCATCGAATTGATCCTGCCGGACTGGTTCTATGCAGGCGTGCTGGATGCGGCACTGGTGCTGACGATCGACCCGGCATATTTCCAGCTCACGGGCGGCATCGAGCGGTGGCTGTACCGGCTGGTGCGCAAGCATGGCGGCCGACAACCGGGCGGCTGGCAATTCGACTTCCAGCACCTGTACCGCAAATCGGGCAGCGTCGCGCGGTTCTACGACTTCGCCGCCGATCTGCGCGCGCTGGTGGCCCGGCAATCCTTGCCGGGCTACCAGTTGGGCATCGAGTACGTCTGCGGCATTTCCTCGCCGCTGCTGACGTTCCGGCCCGTGCTGCAAACGGCACGGGGATAACTGCGGTCAAGCCTGTGGACGGGCTCGTGCTATCAGGCAACAGAGGTATCGTGCTATCAGGCAACAAATCCTCGTGCTATCAGGCAACAAAACCGGCCACAAAGCCAGTGTTGGCGCGGGTTTTGGCCTCCCTTAACTTACCTAACTTAAATACTCTAACTTTTAGTAGAAGCGCGCCGGTTCGGTGGACAACTGCCGAAAGACGAAAAGCGCAGCAAGCCAGAAACCCAAAGCAACCCCGCTTTGCAGTGCAAGTGCAGGCCAGCTCTCCAGCATGGAGGGCCGCGCCATGATCATCGCCTTGCTCAACCAGAAAGGCGGCGTGGGCAAGACCACGCTCGCCACGCACATCGCCGGAGAACTCGCGATGCGCGGGCAGTCGGTCATCTTGTTAGATGCCGATCCGCAGGGTTCATCCCTGGACTGGACGCAGCGCCGCAGCCAACAGGGCTTGCCAAGGCTGTTCAGCGCGGTCGGTCTCGCTCGTGAAACCCTGCACCAGGAAGCCCCAGAACTCGCCAGGCGGGCCGATCACGTTGTCATTGATGGTCCACCCAGGATCGCGGCCCTGGCACGCTCTGCGTTGCTGGCGGCCGAGCGCGTGCTGATCCCTGTGCAGCCGAGCCCCTACGACCTATGGGCGAGTGCTGAAATGGTGGCGCTGATCCGCGAGGCCCAGGTGTTTCGCCCCGCATTGCGCGCAGCCTTTGTCATCAACCGGCGCGTCAGCACGACCGTGATCGGGCGCGAGGCAAGGCAGTCGCTGGCCGAGCAG
This genomic stretch from Diaphorobacter sp. HDW4B harbors:
- a CDS encoding replication initiator protein A, coding for MSSPSLPSRQRPSQEREQLDLFRAVPGDMAPRDSQDLMAFPFFSLAKSRRVAPIDFRSGNVTIRVEGTQEHGIATIWDADILIWAASQIVEARDAGLRPSRLMQATPYEILRFIGRGTSLRDYQRLKAALDRLQSTTVATSIRETTGRRLHRFSWINEWKELADARGTPLGIELILPDWFYAGVLDAALVLTIDPAYFQLTGGIERWLYRLVRKHGGRQPGGWQFDFQHLYRKSGSVARFYDFAADLRALVARQSLPGYQLGIEYVCGISSPLLTFRPVLQTARG
- the parA gene encoding ParA family partition ATPase, whose amino-acid sequence is MIIALLNQKGGVGKTTLATHIAGELAMRGQSVILLDADPQGSSLDWTQRRSQQGLPRLFSAVGLARETLHQEAPELARRADHVVIDGPPRIAALARSALLAAERVLIPVQPSPYDLWASAEMVALIREAQVFRPALRAAFVINRRVSTTVIGREARQSLAEQPLPALRAEVRQRIVFADSVAAGRLASETAPDSAAAREITALVDELLRWPT